From the genome of Cuculus canorus isolate bCucCan1 chromosome 4, bCucCan1.pri, whole genome shotgun sequence:
gtttttgtgtttAGCATTGACATTCTTGATGTCCGACACGATGTGAGTATACAAAGTCTGTGAACAGAGAAAGAACAGGGAGTGACCCACACAGGCACATTACTGCTCCCCCAATGCCTTTGAGTACTCAAACAAGAGCCCAGTCTGCCCCCCACTGCCAATACTAGTTTTCCCCTTTAAGTTACAGTTGGAAAAAACAAGAAGTTATCCTGCAAAATCTCATCTGTGCTTCGTTGCGATGTATCTGGAAAGCATACTTAATTTATGAAACAGTGAGGCAGGAAAGTGCCTGAAGCAGGGTTTAAAATCCCACACCGTTTCATTCAGGCACACTGCAACGGCCAGTTCAGCAGTTCCCGTGGCAGAAggcaaggaaggcagaaaaacaaaactcagtCTTCAACAAACAGCAGGTTTAGTTTTGGTTGTTTTACTCAGAGGCCCTCACAAAGAATTTGCTAAGGGCTGCTCCAACAACCATGGTTTTCACACACAAGCTCTCCCACTCAGACACAGGACAGGCTGgcaacagcacaggaaaggccTTCAGAGCAGCACACATCCCAGCTGATCCAACAGAGACCCAGGCTCTCCTCCAGCACCAGCAATTACAGCCAAGCCAGAGCGATTTTAACCTTTCCCTTTGCTACCAAGGAAAGGAGCGCAGCTGCCAGCGGACACTACGGTACCTCTGGAGAGCTGCTCAGAACCCACTGGGAAATGGAGCTCAGTTCTGCACACACAGCTTACTTTTCGTAGCAGCTTATCATGGCACCgcagcagctgaaagaagagcTCCAGCAGGCTCGTGGGGTGGACCAGATTCTTGTTTCTTAACAGGATCAAAGCCTTGCAGAACGTCTGGAAAGGAAGGATGTGGAATTGGAATGAAAACCTCTCTGTACTCTCCAGTTTGCGTTGTTCTTAAGAAACTGGGCAGCACCAGGGCTCGGCAGAGGCTCACCATGCGCAGGTCTGCGTCCAGGACGGTGTggtgctgggagagcagctcctgcagctgccgGGGAAAGCCGGCCACGTGCTCCGGGTAGCAGTGGGCAACCTGCGCAGGGAGAGAGGGACGCTCCGGGAGCTGCGGGGAAGGAGCAGccggggaagggaagggaagggaaagggcgGTCTCACCTGCGCCAGGAACATGACCAGCTCCGCCAGGTCCTTGCTCGGCTTGTCCGGCTGAAAGGCGAAGATCTCCAGGTGGGACTGGTAGTGGTGGTACTGCTGGAGAAACTGAGCACGGGGCGCCCGTTAGCGCCGCCGCTCCCCGCGCCCCGCTcccccccggcccggccccccCCCGCACCTCTTCCGTGTAGGAGGAGGCATCGCGCTTGATGAGGTTCTGCAGCTGCGGCAGGTtgctgggcagcttgttcccCTGCCGCCCCGACATGCCGCCGCCCGGCCACCGCGCGGGAGGCGCCGCCGCCCAGGGACGCGCTGCGAGCGGCACAGCGCCCCCCGCGACCCGGAGGAGCCACTGCAGCCTCCGCCCAGCGAGCCGGCCCCGCCTCCAGCGGCCCATCCATCGCAGCCTCCATCGATCCATCGACCCATCATCACAGCCTCCGTCCTTCGACCCATCAATCTATCACAGCCTCCATCAATTCATCGGCCAATCGCCACAGCCTCCATCAATCAATGCATCAATCAACCCATCACAGCCTCCATCCATCAGCCCATTAATCTATCACAGCCTCCATCTATCCATGGGCCAATCGCCACAGCCTCCATCAATCAGCCCACCACATCATCCATCAGCCCATCAATCAATTCATCACAGCCTCCATCAATCAATTCATCAGCCAATCACCACAGCCTCCATCAATCAATGCATCAATCAACCCGCCACAGCCTCCATCCATCCAACCGCCACAGCCTCCATCCATCCAACCGCCACAGCCTCCATCCATCCAACCGCCACAGCCTCCATCCATCCAACCGCCACagcctccatccatccatccgcCACagcctccatccatccatccgcCACagcctccatccatccatccgcCACagcctccatccatccatcaatCTCACAGCCCCCATCCATCCATCAATCTCACAGCCCCCATCAGCACATCAATCCGCCCATCACAGCCCCCATCcatcagcccatcaatccaTCACAGCCCCCATCcatcagcccatcaatccaTCACAGCCCCCACCcatcagcccatcaatccaTCACAGCCCCCACCcatcagcccatcaatccaTCACAGCCCCCACCcatcagcccatcaatccaTCACAGCCCCCACCCATCAGCCTTCCAATTGTCACAGCCTCCATCCATCAATCCATCCATCCGCCACagcctccatccatccatccgcCACagcctccatccatccatcaatCTCACAGCCTACATCAATGCATGCATCAGCCCATCACAGCCCCCATCCATCAGCCAATCGTCACAGCCTCCATCAATCCATCCATCACAGCCTCCATCAATCCATCCATCACAGCCTCCATCAATCAATCTGTCAATCTCACAGCTTACATCAATGCATCAATCAACCCATCCCAGCCTCCATCAATCCATCCATCCCAGCTTCCATCAATCCACTGCAGCCTCCAccaatccatccatccattGATCAATCAATGACAGCCTCCAATCCATCAATCAAATCATTGTTTTCAGTGTCCTTTTACAGCAGGGTACACATATTCTCGTTGATATCAAGTACAGGCAGATGCTGGAGCATAGCCTGAGTGTGAAGCACTGGGCACTGCTGCCAGTAACAATCTAGAGGAACTCAGCAGCCAGCAAGCTCTCCACAAATGCTTCCTCCTCATCTTTACTGACGGATGGCACGTGCGGATGGCCCTGCCTAGCAACAGCCACAGCCAGAGGAGCAAGGACCTCCATCTTTTAGAGATAGGGGAAATAATCTGCTTTTTGTTacctgctttccttcccttcacCGATTTCAAGACAACCCTAAACCAGAACACAGCACATAATGCTGCCCCCCCCAGTCGTACCAACAGAGCAGAGTCAAGACCTCCTACAGCTGCTGTGAATTCGGGGTTTGACTTAACTGATTGGAAAAAACTGCAATGTAAGAACAGAACATAGGTATGGGTTCCTATGAACTCAACAAGGCAGAGCCGAACTctccaaaacctgaaaaaaagctttaacaCTTCATATACTCAGAAAAACATGTATTAGCTTTACTAGTATCATAACATGTTCAGCTTCTGTGTTCAGACATCTCTACCCTACTGCAGAACTtcagcacagcactgaaatgaagaGATGAAATAACTTATTTGATCATGCACTTCCACGGGTTAATCCTGATCTCAGCACCATTCACTCATCTCCTAATGGATGTGATTCATACAAAAAAGTAGAGCTACACaactgttttcttaatttaagtTAGCTTAATGACAAACAAGTCCACATCTATTTTACaaggcttgctttatttttaaagtaaaaacaaaagttGAAGTCTAACGTGAGATAATATTTCATTCCATATTGGTTACTTCAGCACCACAGAAAACTTCCAAGACCCCTTCCCACATTCTTACCTGGCTTTCCACTCTGCATAGAAATCGTAAAATTTAACAGGACCTATTTCTATTGAGCTAAAATCAGAAGTTTCCTCCTACTATCTTCTTGACTaccccaaaacaaaataaagaatttttataGTGCATTCCGCAGGGTGAGCATTTATATCTGAAGCCCCTCCCCTGCAGCACTCTCATTGGCCCGGCTGCCATGAGCTAATTGAGCCAGGAGTGGTTAAATACCTGGGGAagtgccttttctttgtttgctggGAAGAGTGAGTGGTTCTTACTTGAGCTGCTTGGTTTGCTTTTGGGGGGTTTCTGGTAaactatgggtttttttgctgcgAGTAGAATAGCTATATTAGCATAGTAAGTAGTGAATTCTGCTACAACAATCACTTAGTCCATTGGACAAGGAAAAATTaactaggtttttttttttatttaggttaTTTTCTGAGTTATGCATGTTTCTGAAGttctagctttttctttttttgaagaatataGGCTAGAGCTTTTGtggctgttttgtttaaaaaatccttttttcttttttttttgtttttattttatatgaagCTTTTGAACAGGGGTATAGTTGTTGTGGGGATTAGAGAGAAGCACCTTgagtttttttaagttttcccaagtataaagaaaatacttaacatgttcattaaaaaatcttgttttataACAACTTTTTCAGTATCTTGTTATTAAGTGTAGTAAATATATAGGTTAAGATTGGTCTAAAAACATGACCATGcttcaaacagctttttctgttCATATGGAAAGCCAGGTTCTTTTTGAAACTAAACCCAAGGAAGTAATATAAAAAGATGTTCTCTGTAGGCTATTCGTTAATACCTTGTTTATTGAATTAATCAGTGTTTGCAGTTGTAGTGTTTGTGAATGCAGTTCCATTTTGTGTGAATGTAGGCTGGGAACATGGAGGTGAGCAGCTGCTGGCTCAGATGTGCCTAGAGCTGGGTTCTCCTCGCTCTTATCAGGTCACCTAGCTCGGTAGTTGTCTATAATGAATCCTTTTTTAGCCGGTAGATGGAGCTGAGAGAAGCACTTCCTTACTGGACTGCAGTAACTGGGGAGGtggaaaaatatagttttacTTTACTGCAGCCAGCCCTGTCCTTTTCGATTCCATCAAAAGCTGTGGAGTTTGAGTAGAGCTTCTGGAAAGCCTAAGAGCTTTGCTTACTTTCACAGTTCAATTAAACATGGGCAGCACCTTGTTTGTGTTCTATGTAAACTCCTGGCCTTCAGTTGTTGCAGGGAATTAATCTTCCTGGACCtatttcttgcttatttttatagCTGAGAAGGTCAGGGCTATCTTACCTTAAGAAAAGAAGCAAGCCTTGGAGCCCAGTGCAGACACTTATTAGTGGATTATGTTACAGACTCAAATTATTTGCAGACTGAGACAGGGAGTGTATGTCtttttcagcaaagcagcatgATATTAGAGCAATGGCCTTGGCAAACAGTCATTTGCAGCTCTCATGGGACTGGAGCAGCCCTGACTGGTTCTGCTGATGGAAAGCAATCCAATGGCCCTGGAGGATTTGCAGTCACTCCTTTGTGTGCAGTGATGTTCCCTTGcttgcagcacagctgtgtCACTGTGGTGAATCATCTGGAGGGAGGAAGTTCTTtgcaaatgaatttttaaagtgtGTCAGGAATAACCAAATAGCAAAGACTTGTTTAAAGTGACAAATTGCCTTTCTACAGGGTGCTTAAATACCCCAAAAGCGTTGTTGTtgaattaatacttttttaGTGTCTTATGAGGATTATGGAGTACAAGCGCAAAGAAACTAACTCTTCTGCAGATCCATTGTTTCTGGTGGTTTTCTGCACTTTTCAAGCCCTTGCTGTGTGGTGTAAGCGAGCTGTAAAGAAATTAGACTCAGCAGTACAGCAGGGGTTGGAAAAGCTTTCATCCTGAGTGCTGGGTCTGGCAATGCCCTGAGCAGTCTTGTTCAGCCTTGGATCTGTGATGTTAATTTAGGGTCATTAATTCCTGGAAGAGTAAAGTGGATGGCCTTTTAGGGTTGTGTTCCATTGCAGCCCCAGGGTATCCAAGATTGCCCCcaaatgagagaaaatgtttttcatatgtGCTTTCTGAAGATAAGAAATGCTAGTCAAATATAAACTGTTTTACAGAGGATTAATGCTAGCTAACAGCTTTCTCTATATGGCCACTGAATATGGACCTGCTCTGTTGCAAAGGCTGAGAATTCAGCTCAAGAAACATTCACAAGGTGGTGAGAGCTTAGAGAGGTGATAGTAAACTCATGTGTGTCCAATTTAAACTGCAGAGCTGCCCCTCTTACAGTCTTTGCTTGGTGTGAGAAGCATTGTTAGTTTTAACAGTTTAAAGATTTGAACCAGTGTTCAAGCCCTATGCgtgtttaattaaaacacaatCTCCTTGTCTAGAACTGTCTTGTTTCTAGATTCTTCAGTTGCCACTCTGGGATTAGAGGTGTATGATGTTCCAAGAGTGTCTCAAGTGTGCACATAAATTATCCAATATGCTTAGGCAGTGCCATGACAAGTGCATGAGGAATTAGTAGGATGTATTCTGCACGCTGCTAAGGAGAGCTGTTGCAGTGTATGCCAGTTGTCACAAGGCATTCCTTTTGCATTCTTCAACCAGCCTGTGTCACCATTCTAACCCTCGAGATGGTCAGAGATAACACCAGATCTGACCCTTGTTtgcctcttctgtttttcttggagAGCAATGTCAAAGAACACTTAGTAAGGGCATGCTGAGTAGCAAGTtgcatcatcttccagcagcaaACACTTTGGTTGTGCAGTTGTAAGTGCGAGTCTTGAAAAGATAAGGTTTTATGTTACAGGAAAGTAACATTCTGCTTCGATTCCATTATCATTTTCTACAGTTTCCAAGAGCTCTCTGCATGTTTGTCTGTGGAGAAAGCCTTCACTCTGGGCAGATGGAGTTGTGAATCTGGTTTCCACAACAACCAACTGCAAACATGCCTGCTGTATTGTGCCAGAAGAGACTTCAAACTTGTGCCTGCCTTGTCTGAAGCAATCCTGCCCAAGGGTTGGCTTCCGCAGCTGGATTGCACATTTGCCCAATTTTCAGGCTTTCTGAAGATGTTCTTGCAGAGTGCTGTGGGGGTAACTTTCTACACATCAGTTAATGCAGAATAAGATTGTTTTCCCTACATGGGATCCTCTTTTTCAGAGCTGTAAAAATATCAGGTAAGTGCTGATCTGTTTACAGTGCTTAATAAAACTGTCTTAGGATGTATTTTGCCTCTGGATTAATTGGTTCCTGAGTAACTGTATAAAATGTTTGATATTGCAAGTACTTATATTGTAATATTTCATAGTGTAAGTACACTTGCAATATAATCTCTAAAGTGAACTTATTAGGCTATTCATTCTTGTTGTGTTTTATCAAGCAAGGACTCCATTGCTAGGGCACTGAAAGGAGCATTTTCAAGTACTGTCAGTTGCCACTTGATCATTTAAGCCAATAGAGGTAACATACAAATGCATTGTGAGCCATCTGAGCTGGTAGTATAATCTACAGCGTAGACGGTGAAGTGTAGGTGGAAGGAGTAAATTCTGTGGATGCAAGAGCAAGTCAAGAATGAGTCATGGCACATCAGAACAGGGGCAAGCTGGGCTGAAGCAACAGAAGGATTTTTGAGTTTGGTTTCTGTGTCTCAAGTTGGGCAGTTCTTGAAGCTCTGGAGGGATAGTAAGAAGTGAGAGTCTGCTAAATAAAAGGTACTTGTGACTAAAATCACTTAAAAATGAAGAGGGGGGATTTAACCGTCCAGCCAGCAAGCAGCCATAGAGTTCACCTGGGCACCCAAGAACTTGTGCTGTGTCCAGGACTTCTGTGTGCcccaggagaagcagcacagaacaAGGTGGTCATTAGGACTGAGTATTAGCTCATGGTTGTATGGAAGCAGACAAAGCCTTGACCCTTACCTCTGTAGTGCCTGGGGTGCTGCTGTGCTAACAAATGCACCtagaggaaaaggcaaaatgtgCCCTGCCCTTCCCAGGCCTGGCTCCTCTCGCGCAGGTGGCTACAGTGGcactttctgcagcagaatttgGAGGATCTGCTTAGTACTTGGACCTAGAGCATCTGTGAAGAACTACCTGCCTGAGCTGTGCAGCTGAGAACCTCTGGGTTGGGATCTGTGTCACCAGAGAGGATTCTAAATTAGCTTGTGCGTGGCTCTGTGGCAGCACCTCAGCGCTTACTGTGAACAGATTTCCTAGCTACTGAATcattcagcagaagaaagaaatgcccTGTTAGCATCTAAAGATTAAGTGGAACAGAACAAACTAGGGTGAGAAACAATGGTAAAATACAAGTGGGGTCAGCGCATGCATTTCCCTGTCAATACCAGGTATGTGTAAATGCAGGATGGTTGGGGTTTAGTGGTGCCTGTTTTGGGCTTAACCATTAGCCTTGCAGCAGAGTCTTTACCTTCCTGACATGCCAGGACTTTGTGATCTGGAAATGCTGGGTTTGGTTGATGTTCCTCATGCAGGTGAAGGCAGTGCTTTATAAGCTTTTTTTCAAAGGCTGAGTAGCAGCATACAGGTGGCCAGTGGGGGTAACCATGCTTGGAGTTATCTACTTGTACTCTAAATGTAGTCCACTTTTATTAATTGGAATACAGAttttggactcaatgatcctagaggtattttccaacctagtgattctgtgatttgcttACAGGAGGGTGGAAATGTCTTGCAAGGACTTCCAGGAGAGCAGATTGAGGCTGTTGGACTCCCTTAATGGTCAGCGCTGGATATTCCTGAAAAAAGGCCTAGATGACTTCAGAAATGGCTTTCCCCCTTCATGTGATAACATGATTGTGTATGGCAGGAAGCAGCCTGCCTCAGTTACCCTTCAAAACAGCACACTGAAGTCTTTGCCTGCAGCTTCAACCAAGGAAAGGAACAAGTGTGGAAAAGTGCAGGTCTGCCTATCGAAGCTCAGCCCACTGCAGCAAGCCAGGAGAGAGTATGTTGCACAGATAGAGCGCTGTCTGAATGAGCGTTCCAGAAGGTTCTGCCCATGCTTGGGAAAAAACATTTCCCCAAAGGTAAGGATTTGGCAATCCTGGTTAAAGACTGCTGCTTTGTGGAGTTGGAAGAGGAAACTATGCAAGTATTATGGTCAATTCAAAGACCTACAGCAATTTGTTTCCTTCTAAAGACAAAACAAGGTGAAAAATATTAAGGTAGCTTAGATTTAGATTGCAGGTCCAAATTGTTATTGTGGAACAGCATTGCAAACGGGCTAATGGAAGAATCCATTGCCTGCCATCAGCTGATTACAGAAAATGGCTATCTGCTGAGCTGTCAGCAGACATTGATACAGACAAACATTACAGAGCAGGAAGCAAATCTAATTAGTACTACTAAGTTAGGAATATGCCCAAGACAGCAGAGTGTATCCAGCTACCTCATTTCTCAGCCTGTTTACAGAATCATCCCTCTTTTCACAGTCCTCAGTTCTCCAACTTTCTCTGTTTCATGTTAGCAAAAGCTGGCAGGTGTCTCGTGTGCATGGGGACTCCTGGAACATGCTTGCTCCCATGTTGCAGATGGGGGACAGTGACCAAATACAGTGGCAAAATTAAGCTTTTTTGTCTCTATTACCTGTCAAAAGGAACAGGGGAGATAGAAGACTTTTGGAAGGGAAAGACTTCATGCTACTGATGATGGTGACTGCTCGGTGAAGTTCCTTAGTGTTTTTAGCCTTGTCTAAGGGGATGTAATCACCTTAGGCTTGGATGCAATAAGATAATGGTTGTGTTCATTGGGAGAAGCCTTAGAACTCTGAGAAGGGAATTGGAACTCTGTTTTGTGAgaccaggcagcagcagagctctcccCAATTCCAGACTGCCATGGGATCATAAAGGAAACACACTTAAAAGCTGAAACTGTGACACAGAGTTTAGTAGAACTATAGATTGGAGCTGGTGGAAGGAAATGTATGCAAGATAATATCAGTAATGACATGttacttttttccctgctctgagAATGTACTGGGGTGCTTGTTCCAGGGAGAAGGGAACTGCAATGTTGATGAAGATACCCCTAAGGGCTTGCTCAACACCAGCTGTGAAAGGGGGGCCACTGTCCCTTTGCCTTCCTATGCTGTGAAATACAACAATGTGGAAACAGAGCAGCTAAAGAGTCAGGAGATCTCGCTTCCCCCATTAGCTGTTGGGAGTTATCACCTCGGGAGCCTGCCCTGCCAGGATAAGGTAAAAGAGTCTACCTTTTATGCTTGCAGAAGTCTAATTGTTTTGGATGGTTTGTGGAGGAGGATGCCCACTGGAGATGAAAAAggagtcattttttttctccaggaaacACTCAATATTTCTCTATAATTGTCTTGAGGATCAAGAATTCagttgaaaaaggaaatgttcaactttttttcatgtagtGGAGCAGTAAAATAGGACGATGCTCCTTAAGACTATAACTTAGGGCTCAACTATACATTCTTTCCACTGGTCAAATTGTAGTGGATTCTAAGCAGTTTTACTGACACCTGAGGCCACTGAAACCAACAGAAAACCAGGGTTGAATACTGTGTGAGCTCTGAAATTGACTCAAGGCCATCATGCCCAGCCCATCCCAAGATGTGGTTTGTTAGATGTTACAGTTGGAGCTTCACAAAGTTCTCAGCCACAAGTGTGCCCATGGTAGTGATGTAGGAGAGCAGGGGGActggtgaaggagctgaagCATATGGcagtgaccttccagtccctgcctttcccATTTACCTGCATTTCTTGCTGTGTATTCTTCTAGTAATACATAATTAAAGGCCATGTATAGTTGAGGTCAAAACTGGAAGCAGGTTTCAGGTAGGAGATTGAAGTTGGGCCAGTTCTGGCTTAACTGAAAGCCTGCATTTCTCCAACCCTGTAGTTAAGAGTATGCTTCCACgttcagaaaattaaatctgaGATAGAAAAACACTCCCTCAAGTTCTGACACCTAAAACATGGACTCCACAGACATCCTTCCCAGGTTCtctacaaacaaaaccagttaaaaataagaaaaggtgGTCAGATGAGTTGAGGGTAGTGActcacagaagcagcttttaaTACTGTTTCAGTCTGGAGGGGGCGGGAAGCTGATAGTCAGACATTCTCATCAGCTGTCAAACTTAGATTGCATGGTTGTAGGGTGCGAGGCCATCCCTGGGTGACCCTTCAGGTTCTGGGATGATGTCTGTACTACCTACGGTATGAGGGACA
Proteins encoded in this window:
- the FAM47E gene encoding protein FAM47E — encoded protein: MQNKIVFPTWDPLFQSCKNIRRVEMSCKDFQESRLRLLDSLNGQRWIFLKKGLDDFRNGFPPSCDNMIVYGRKQPASVTLQNSTLKSLPAASTKERNKCGKVQVCLSKLSPLQQARREYVAQIERCLNERSRRFCPCLGKNISPKGEGNCNVDEDTPKGLLNTSCERGATVPLPSYAVKYNNVETEQLKSQEISLPPLAVGSYHLGSLPCQDKVPSQTKRGKIKYGAWYLDPEMWRKRKANGPLKVPEAAVSSFGNAQNWSEKEMKIAQLHITQAFKEFLERKGYRDPQFLPKMPAGGNDCRVPEETPRACREVSKEIGQNKRRFRHAHELRQISKLH